The bacterium nucleotide sequence TCGTCCGTTTTGTCCGTGTTCCCACTGATCAGTGTCGTCCGTTTTGTCCGTGTTCGCCTTGCTACTGTGCGGAAAGCCTGAGCAGTTCTACGGTCATTTGCAGGGCTTTTTCCATGTCTGCAACGTAGATGTGTTCTTCAGTACTGTGTTCGAGCTGTGCGCCGATGCCGACCACGGCCATTTCTATGCCCTGATTGTTGTAGATCGACGCATCGGTGAAGCCCGTGATGAAGGTTGTCGTCGCGTCGACGCCAGCGGTTTTGAGAGCCTTCTTTGCCATCTCAACAGTCCAGGAATCCTCTGGAATGTCGACGGCTTTGCAGAGGTTGTTCACCTCAATACTTACCTGGGCACCGACGGCCTGCACTTCCCGCTCGATAATCTCGACCATCTCTTTTGCGAGCGCATCGGCTTTCTCGTGCGTGAGCGAACGGCATTCGGCGAGGAAACTGGCTTTATCAGGAACACCATTGCGAATCATTCCGCCTTCAATCACCCCGACGTTGGCTGTCGTCTCTTCGTCGAGTCGGCCGAGACGCAGCGCACTGATGGCCTTCGCTGCGGCAACGATGGCTGAGATACCCTTTTCCGGTTCCATGCCTGCGTGGGCAGCGCGTCCGGTAATGGCGACATCAATGGCGAAGTAAGAGGGACCACCGATGACAATGGTATCAAGAGTGTCGTTGTCGAGCAGGAAGCCTTTTTTCGCAGTGAGTTTGCTGTAGTCGAGGTTCTTCACCCCGAGCAGACCGACTTCCTCCTGCCGACTGATCGCGACTTCCACCGGGGGCCGCACCTCGGCGATGCGCAGGGCTTCGAGCATTTCCGCGATGCCCGCCTTGTCGTCAGCCGCAAGAATGGTGTCGCCTTTGGAACGGATGACACCATCGGAAAGCACGGGCTCGATTCCCACTCCGGGTTTCACCGTATCGGCGTGGCAGGAGAGAAGAATCGGATCCTTACCTTCGCAGCCCTTCGCCGGGAAACGGGCGATGAGATTTCCGTACGCATCCGTTTCCGCCTCGCCGCCCAGGGATTCGAATTCCTTCTTCAGGTATGTGATCATTTCGGCTTCGTTACCGGACTCGCTTGGGATGCGAACCATATCCATGAATTGCTGAATCATGCGCTCCGACATGAATGACCTCTGTTCTAGTATTCCACAATATTGTCGTGAATCGCAGCGATACAGCTCGATTCAAGTATCTCCCCTCCCTGTTTCCATAGCAATTAGTCGAACGTAACGTTGACAGTGTTTTCGGTTTCGACCCTGACACCCGGGATGGTGGAAAGCAGGTCTCGCGCATCCGCGGGATTCATGCTGTTCGATTTCTGCAATTCCTCAAAGGCACCCTCCTGCGCGATGACTTTATCGAGATCAACATCCATCAACGTGATGATATTGCCATCGACGAAATGTGCATTGGTTTCCTGGATGCTGCCTTCGAACTCGATTCCAATATAAATGCGCATCCCACGGAAGAACTGCTTCATATCAATATTTTCCATCATGTCCTGTCCGCCGTCCTCGCCTTCGCCACCATCCGCATCTTCGCCGTCTGCGACTTCTACATCGATTGTTTCCTTTTCCTCTTTCTCAGGAATAATGATTTCGAGCTCGGCAGGAGAGCCGGGCGCAAGATGGAACTGAAGGAAATCGTCCTTTCCCTGCTCCTCGCTCATCTCCATCTCGGCGATTTCATCTTCATCGGATGCGGGCATGGAGCTTTCGGGGTCTTCGCTCACACGGAGTTCATTGATGTCGGGGAAAGAATACGTGGCGGTATATCCGATGGACCCGCCTTCGTCGATGTCCTCATAGGCCAGCAGCTCAACACCCGGACCCATGTTTTCCATCTTCTCCCGCACCTCCTCCTCACTGAACATGGGCTCGGGAGGCTCGGGCGATTCGGCCGGTTCCATGTCCTCGCCATCGTCCGCACCCTGATCCTCGAACGCGTTTTTCATCGATTCTCCCATCCCCTGAAGCATACCGGCAACGGCCTTGTTCATTTTGACGGTTTCCTTCATCGTGCCGCTGCCGTCCTTTTTCAGCTGGATGAGGGTGTGTGTTTCAATACATCCCGTGGTGAAAAGAATGGTAACAATAAATGCGAGTATCGGAATAGTGCGTTTCATGCGTGCTCCTTGTATGACTGTGCGTTTGAATGAAGGCAACATACGGAATTCCTTCCATCTCCGGTAGGGAGTCTGGAAGCGTGAAAAACGCCTAGATAAACAGGAGGAGTGACAGCGCCATGACGACCATGCCTGCTATCAGGCCGTAGATGGATAGATGGTGCTCGCCGTATTCGCGTGCGCCGGGCAGCAGTTCATCGAGAGAGATGAACACCATGATGCCTGCGACGGACGCAAATACCACGCCGAACAGCACATCACTGAAGAAGCTGCGAAGCAGAAAGTAACCCAGCAGCGCACCCACGGGCTCAGAAAGACCGGACAGAAAACTCAGGCCAAATGCCTTCTTCCTGTTATTCGTCGCGTAGAAAATGGGGATGGAAACTGCGATCCCTTCCGGGATATTGTGTATGGCGATAGCGACGGCGATCGCCACGCCAAGCGCGGGGTCCTGTATGGCCGAGAGGAATGTTGCGAGTCCCTCCGGGAAATTGTGAATGGCAATGGCCAGGGCGGAGAACATTCCCGTGCGATACAGCCGGCTGTAGTCCGTCGGCTTTTCATCCTTCGACATCTCCTCCACCATGTGCATTTCATGGGGGTTTTCAGCCGAGGGCACGAGCTTATCGATGATGCCGATGAGTGCGATCCCGCCGAAGAAGCCGCCGACGGTCGCCCAGTTGCCATCGACCACACCCATTGAGGAAACGAGTGCATCCTTGGCCTTCACAAAAATTTCCACCATGGAGACATAAATCATCACGCCGGCGGAAAAGCCCATGGAGATGGAAAGGAATTTTGTATTGGTCCGCCTGGCGAAAAATGCCAGCGCACTACCGATGCCCGTGGAGAGTCCGGCAAATACTGTCAGGCCAAAGGCGAAGAGCAGAGGGGAATCCTGCATGATTATTCCAGGCTGTTGTCGGTAGTGTCCCTTTCCCGCGAGGCTGTGCCGGGGGCGGAATGCCATTCGTCGCCCATCACGCACTGCTCATCTTCAAACTCTATTTCAATGGTGAGATGTTCGATATCGTTGCGCAGGATGATGCGCTTTACTTCCATCTTGATCTGCAGCGATTCATCGAGGGATATGCCCGCATCGACCACCACGTGCGCAGAGAGGACATGTCGCTCGCCATCCAGCGACCAGACGTGCATGTGGTGTACGGACTGCACATGCGGGACGCTGAGAATCGCCTTCTCCATCGTCGTGGTATCGATTTCATCAGGCACCGCCTGCAGGAACAGCTTGATGGTCTTGTTGAAATTCACAAAGACGTTGTAGTACAGGATGTACGATGCGATCATCAGTGAGAGGATGGGATCGAGAATGGGAACGTCCCAGTACTGCATCACGATGCTGACGATGAGGACGGCAATCCAACCGAGAACGTCTTCGAGCAGATGCCATGCGACCACACGGGCGTTCATCGACTTCCCCTTGCTGCGCAAACGCAGCATCGCGATGCCATTGAGCAGCACACCGCCGATGGCAAACCACATCATGCCCTGCGCGTTCGGGTTTTCCGGATTGGCGAGTCTGGGCAGGGCCTCAACGATGATGAACACGGAACCCGCTATCAGAACAACCGCATTGAGCAATGCGCCGAGCAGAGAAAATCGGCGATACCCGTAGCTGTAGCGGAGAGTGCGTCCTTTCCCGGAATAGCGTTCCAGAAACCAGCTCAGACCGAGAATGAGACTGTCGCCGAGATCATGCAGCGCATCCGAAAGAATTGCAAGGGAGTTCGTCCACAATCCCCCGAAGATTTCGGCGACTGCGAAAAACAGGTTGAGGAAGAAGGCAAAACCTATTGCCCCGCTGCTCCCATGATCATGATGGCCGTGGTCGTGGCCGTGTCCCATCGGACCGAGTTCCTGTTTGTGAACGAATACTGTCTGTCCTGTTCAACATACGAATTCAGCCGCCACACCCAAAAACGCTGGGGCGTCCGCCACTGAAACGCGGTCACCACCAGTGCACGATGAGCGCAGCGCCCGCCAGCAGCAGCAGGATGGCAACCGCCTTGCGCCCCAGATCGGTTTCACGGAACAGTTTGCCTCCGGTCATTGCGGCCAGAAACACCGAGAGCCGCTTGACGGCAAGGACGAGAGCGACCGGTGCCAGGCTCACTGCCGCGATCTGTGAGAAGCGGTAACCCAGCGTACAGAGTGCGACGAGAAGAATCAACAGCAAATCCTTTTGTGTATCATCACCGCGCCATGGCAGCGCGGAGCGCCGCATGATCAGCGCGATGAGGCTCAGATGCAGTGCGAGAAAGAGATTCTGGAACAGCAGCATCGGAAGTATCGGCATCTGCAGATCGGTGAGCAGATAACGGTCGAGCACCGATGTCGTCGTAAACAGCAGCAAGGCAGCCACGATGGGGAAATATTGACGCGAGGAAAAGAAAACGCGGAAAGGATGCAGCGGTGAACTCCCCGCGCGCATTTCCAGCAGGTAGGTACCACCGAGCAGAAGCAACATCCCTGCGATCTGCGCAACATCCAGCGCCTCTCCCAGTGCCAAGAATGCCGTGAGCGCAACGAGTCCCGGCGTCAGCACCATCAGCGGCAGTGCCTCGCTGAGTTCGTGCGTCTTGATCGC carries:
- a CDS encoding EamA family transporter, with protein sequence MLWFSLAFLSAALSAGAAITQKKILFSRGALDFSVRLSQLTLLLTLPVLPFISFDAVQGTAVLLLFGKTLLGALAFLSVMQAIKTHELSEALPLMVLTPGLVALTAFLALGEALDVAQIAGMLLLLGGTYLLEMRAGSSPLHPFRVFFSSRQYFPIVAALLLFTTTSVLDRYLLTDLQMPILPMLLFQNLFLALHLSLIALIMRRSALPWRGDDTQKDLLLILLVALCTLGYRFSQIAAVSLAPVALVLAVKRLSVFLAAMTGGKLFRETDLGRKAVAILLLLAGAALIVHWW
- a CDS encoding cation diffusion facilitator family transporter yields the protein MGHGHDHGHHDHGSSGAIGFAFFLNLFFAVAEIFGGLWTNSLAILSDALHDLGDSLILGLSWFLERYSGKGRTLRYSYGYRRFSLLGALLNAVVLIAGSVFIIVEALPRLANPENPNAQGMMWFAIGGVLLNGIAMLRLRSKGKSMNARVVAWHLLEDVLGWIAVLIVSIVMQYWDVPILDPILSLMIASYILYYNVFVNFNKTIKLFLQAVPDEIDTTTMEKAILSVPHVQSVHHMHVWSLDGERHVLSAHVVVDAGISLDESLQIKMEVKRIILRNDIEHLTIEIEFEDEQCVMGDEWHSAPGTASRERDTTDNSLE
- the zupT gene encoding zinc transporter ZupT, encoding MQDSPLLFAFGLTVFAGLSTGIGSALAFFARRTNTKFLSISMGFSAGVMIYVSMVEIFVKAKDALVSSMGVVDGNWATVGGFFGGIALIGIIDKLVPSAENPHEMHMVEEMSKDEKPTDYSRLYRTGMFSALAIAIHNFPEGLATFLSAIQDPALGVAIAVAIAIHNIPEGIAVSIPIFYATNNRKKAFGLSFLSGLSEPVGALLGYFLLRSFFSDVLFGVVFASVAGIMVFISLDELLPGAREYGEHHLSIYGLIAGMVVMALSLLLFI
- a CDS encoding M20/M25/M40 family metallo-hydrolase, whose translation is MSERMIQQFMDMVRIPSESGNEAEMITYLKKEFESLGGEAETDAYGNLIARFPAKGCEGKDPILLSCHADTVKPGVGIEPVLSDGVIRSKGDTILAADDKAGIAEMLEALRIAEVRPPVEVAISRQEEVGLLGVKNLDYSKLTAKKGFLLDNDTLDTIVIGGPSYFAIDVAITGRAAHAGMEPEKGISAIVAAAKAISALRLGRLDEETTANVGVIEGGMIRNGVPDKASFLAECRSLTHEKADALAKEMVEIIEREVQAVGAQVSIEVNNLCKAVDIPEDSWTVEMAKKALKTAGVDATTTFITGFTDASIYNNQGIEMAVVGIGAQLEHSTEEHIYVADMEKALQMTVELLRLSAQ